The following proteins are encoded in a genomic region of Tenacibaculum sp. 190524A05c:
- a CDS encoding DUF1330 domain-containing protein, whose amino-acid sequence MSYFSVLDVTPTNDAWIPDYLPTANKLVQKHGGTYLARTSSHEQVEGNKQQAALRIIISWPTKEAALAFMNDPEYAPHLKARTAGSVSHHFLIEAKDDLA is encoded by the coding sequence ATGAGCTATTTTTCTGTATTAGACGTAACACCAACAAATGACGCTTGGATACCTGATTATTTACCAACAGCGAATAAATTGGTACAAAAACATGGTGGTACATATTTGGCAAGAACTTCTTCACATGAACAAGTTGAAGGTAACAAGCAACAAGCAGCTTTACGAATTATAATAAGTTGGCCTACCAAAGAAGCGGCATTAGCATTTATGAACGATCCGGAATATGCACCTCATCTAAAAGCTAGAACTGCAGGTTCTGTAAGTCATCATTTTTTAATTGAAGCAAAAGACGATTTAGCTTAA
- a CDS encoding NAD(P)H-dependent oxidoreductase encodes MSTTHISKEDVLNAFQFRHATKEFDATKKLSEDDINFILKTANLSPSSFGFEPWHFIVVQDQELRELLKPVAWGAPLKLDTASHFVLGLSMKAPMTKWDSEYISHMMKDVKQLPEDVMEMYSKFYREFQERDFNLDSDKKLFDWASKQTYIALGNMMTAAALVGIDSCPIEGFHQEKFEQLLQEKFDVDTTKYGLSYMVAFGHRKEDPARPKSRRDFDSIITWK; translated from the coding sequence ATGAGTACAACACATATTTCAAAAGAAGATGTTCTAAATGCTTTTCAATTTAGACATGCTACTAAAGAGTTTGATGCTACTAAAAAGCTTTCAGAAGATGACATTAACTTCATTCTAAAGACCGCTAATTTATCTCCAAGTTCATTTGGTTTTGAACCTTGGCACTTTATTGTAGTTCAAGATCAGGAATTAAGAGAATTATTAAAACCTGTTGCCTGGGGAGCTCCTTTAAAATTGGATACTGCAAGTCATTTTGTATTAGGATTAAGTATGAAAGCTCCCATGACGAAATGGGATAGCGAATACATTTCTCATATGATGAAAGATGTGAAACAGTTACCAGAAGATGTTATGGAAATGTACTCGAAGTTTTATAGAGAATTTCAAGAACGTGATTTCAACTTAGATAGCGATAAAAAATTATTCGATTGGGCTTCAAAACAAACTTATATCGCTTTAGGAAATATGATGACAGCTGCAGCACTAGTTGGAATAGATAGTTGCCCGATAGAAGGATTCCATCAAGAAAAATTTGAACAACTCCTTCAAGAGAAATTTGATGTTGATACTACTAAATATGGATTATCGTATATGGTTGCCTTTGGACATCGTAAAGAAGATCCTGCAAGACCAAAATCTAGAAGAGATTTTGACAGTATTATTACTTGGAAATAA
- a CDS encoding helix-turn-helix domain-containing protein — protein sequence MHQFKGKQYPCCTSLTMGVIGGKWKTVILFYLIGGKLRYNELRKKMGTVTERTLSLQLQQLQEDGVIQREVFYSKPPLKVEYSLTEFGKTLIPILEAIAQWGDYALENHSAEENAQ from the coding sequence ATGCATCAGTTTAAAGGAAAACAATATCCATGTTGTACGAGTTTAACCATGGGAGTTATAGGAGGGAAGTGGAAAACCGTAATTTTATTTTATTTAATAGGAGGTAAGCTTCGTTACAATGAGTTGCGAAAAAAAATGGGAACCGTTACCGAAAGAACCTTGAGTTTACAGTTGCAACAATTACAAGAAGATGGTGTAATTCAACGTGAAGTTTTTTATAGTAAACCACCATTAAAAGTAGAGTATTCATTAACGGAGTTTGGAAAAACATTGATTCCAATACTAGAGGCTATTGCTCAGTGGGGAGACTATGCTTTAGAGAATCATTCAGCAGAAGAGAACGCTCAATAA
- a CDS encoding SGNH/GDSL hydrolase family protein encodes MLGRYFITLCVLISLTNTYAQDEKEYSILFIGNSLTYYNDLPKLVTEYAKNEKNLNIKTKMVAHPNYAIEDHWNDGKVKRLIRRKKYDYVILQQGPSSQKDGRKMLIQYGRKYSNLCKSSNTKLCYFMVWPAIYYYHTFNGVIKNYEDAAKLNNAILLPVGKAWKTHIEKSKDYSLYSQDEFHPSEKGSKLAAKVIVETLFNSDE; translated from the coding sequence ATGCTTGGTCGTTACTTTATTACTCTATGTGTTCTTATTAGCCTAACTAATACTTATGCTCAAGATGAAAAGGAGTATTCTATTTTATTTATTGGAAATAGCCTTACATATTATAATGATTTACCGAAGTTAGTTACAGAATATGCCAAGAATGAAAAGAATTTAAACATTAAAACTAAGATGGTTGCTCATCCTAATTACGCAATAGAAGATCATTGGAATGATGGAAAAGTAAAAAGACTGATTCGTCGCAAAAAATATGACTATGTTATCCTTCAACAAGGACCTTCTTCTCAAAAAGATGGTAGAAAAATGTTAATTCAATATGGAAGAAAATATAGCAATCTTTGTAAATCGAGCAATACAAAACTTTGCTATTTCATGGTTTGGCCAGCCATTTATTATTACCATACTTTTAATGGTGTTATTAAAAATTACGAGGACGCAGCAAAACTAAACAATGCTATTTTATTACCTGTTGGAAAAGCATGGAAAACTCATATTGAAAAATCTAAAGATTATTCACTCTACAGTCAGGATGAATTTCATCCTTCAGAAAAAGGAAGCAAATTAGCAGCTAAAGTTATTGTAGAAACTTTATTTAATTCAGACGAATAA
- a CDS encoding saccharopine dehydrogenase family protein, with translation MRNILIIGAGRSSSSLIKYLLDKSSSENLHITIGDLSVENAVQKINNHPNASAMKLDVFNEAERIDAIQKSDIVISMLPAHLHIEVAKNCIEFNKHMVTASYISKEMKALDHEAKQKGLIFMNEIGLDPGIDHMSAMDVIDRIREEGGKMLLFESFCGGLVAPESDTNLWNYKFTWNPRNVVLAGQGGASKFIQEGAYKYIPYHKLFRRTEFLTINGSGQFEAYANRDSLKYRSIYGLDDIPTMYRGTVRKVGYSRAWNVFVQLGMTDDSYTIEDSENMSYRDFTNSFLAYSPSDSVELKFRSYLKIDQDDIMWEKFVELDIFNGNKKVELKNATPAQILQKILMDSWTLQPDDKDMIVMHHKFGYQDKDGKHQIESSMIIKGDDQTYTAMAKTVGLPVAMATLKILNGDITTPGVQLPINKEVYEPILKELEDYGINFVEKKVPYLGYNPEGVIG, from the coding sequence ATGAGAAATATATTGATTATTGGAGCCGGACGATCAAGTTCATCGTTGATAAAATATTTACTTGATAAATCATCTAGTGAAAACTTACACATTACAATTGGAGATCTTTCTGTTGAAAATGCAGTACAAAAAATAAACAATCATCCTAATGCTTCAGCAATGAAGCTAGATGTATTTAATGAAGCAGAACGTATTGACGCAATCCAAAAATCAGATATCGTAATCTCTATGCTTCCTGCACATTTACATATTGAAGTTGCAAAAAACTGTATTGAGTTTAATAAACATATGGTTACTGCCTCTTACATTTCTAAAGAAATGAAAGCATTGGATCATGAGGCAAAGCAGAAAGGATTAATTTTTATGAATGAAATTGGTTTAGATCCGGGAATTGACCATATGAGTGCCATGGATGTAATTGATAGAATTCGTGAAGAAGGTGGTAAAATGTTATTGTTCGAATCATTTTGTGGTGGACTTGTAGCGCCAGAAAGTGATACTAACTTATGGAACTATAAATTCACCTGGAATCCAAGAAATGTTGTTTTAGCAGGACAAGGAGGAGCTTCAAAATTTATTCAAGAAGGCGCTTATAAATACATTCCTTATCACAAATTATTCAGAAGAACTGAGTTTTTAACTATAAATGGTAGCGGACAATTTGAAGCTTATGCCAACAGAGATTCACTTAAATATAGAAGTATTTATGGATTAGATGATATTCCTACCATGTATAGAGGAACTGTTCGAAAAGTTGGTTACTCCAGAGCTTGGAATGTTTTTGTACAATTAGGTATGACCGATGATAGTTACACTATTGAAGATTCAGAAAACATGAGTTATCGTGATTTTACCAATTCATTTTTAGCATATTCTCCGTCAGATTCAGTGGAATTAAAATTCAGATCTTACTTGAAAATAGATCAAGATGATATTATGTGGGAGAAATTTGTTGAACTTGATATATTTAATGGAAATAAAAAAGTTGAATTGAAGAATGCAACTCCAGCACAAATCCTTCAAAAGATATTGATGGATTCATGGACATTACAGCCCGATGATAAAGATATGATTGTTATGCATCATAAATTTGGTTATCAAGATAAGGATGGTAAACATCAAATCGAAAGTAGTATGATTATCAAAGGAGACGATCAAACTTATACGGCTATGGCCAAAACTGTTGGTTTACCTGTTGCAATGGCAACTCTAAAAATATTAAATGGAGACATTACCACTCCAGGTGTTCAATTACCAATAAACAAGGAAGTTTATGAGCCAATTTTAAAAGAATTGGAAGACTATGGAATTAATTTTGTTGAAAAAAAGGTTCCTTATTTGGGTTATAATCCTGAAGGTGTAATTGGATAA
- a CDS encoding DUF423 domain-containing protein produces the protein MYKNLTIITLLGALTIILGAFGAHALKETLSPEALQSFETAVRYQMYHVLLLIMVNLTEHFSIAFKRKITWFFLTGILLFSGSIYAIYLGKIPVNYIWFVTPLGGLVLIIGWFLLSYQLFKRSRGK, from the coding sequence ATGTATAAAAATTTAACAATAATTACGCTTTTAGGAGCGCTTACAATTATTTTAGGTGCATTTGGTGCTCATGCATTAAAAGAAACACTATCACCAGAAGCTTTACAAAGTTTTGAAACGGCTGTACGTTATCAAATGTATCACGTACTTCTTTTGATTATGGTGAACCTAACAGAACACTTTTCAATTGCTTTTAAAAGAAAGATAACTTGGTTTTTTTTGACTGGAATACTACTTTTTTCGGGCTCAATTTATGCGATTTACCTGGGGAAAATCCCTGTAAATTACATTTGGTTTGTAACTCCATTAGGTGGCTTAGTGCTGATTATAGGTTGGTTCTTATTGAGTTATCAGCTATTTAAAAGGTCTAGAGGAAAATAA
- the pckA gene encoding phosphoenolpyruvate carboxykinase (ATP) produces the protein MTNLETKTISLESLGIKSSTVRYQLTSEELHGLTIEKGQGKESAFGAIAVNTGEFTGRSPMDRFIVKDEITKDQIWWGDINIPFDSEKFDKLYDKVTAYLSDREVFVRDSYACADEDYKLNIRVVNEYPWSNMFAYNMFLRPTAEELKDFSPEWTVINAPGFMADAEVDGTRQHNFAILNFSRKVALIGGTGYTGEIKKGIFSALNFILPVYKNTLPMHCSANVGKDGDTAIFFGLSGTGKTTLSTDPNRSLIGDDEHGWTSENTVFNFEGGCYAKVIDLSQEKEPEIYGAIKKGAILENIVMDDKGNVDFADTSITQNTRVSYPIHHIENIRVPSIGKNPKNIFFLTADAFGVLPPISKLTPGQAAYHFISGYTAKVAGTEAGVTEPLPSFSACFGAPFMPLHPTRYAEMLSEKMKETGVNVWLVNTGWFAGPYGVGNRMKLKYTRAMINAALTGGLPEEITYEDYHIHSVFGLAQPRKCPGIPSELLSQRQAWNNDEGYYETAHKLADSFRANFKKFEEYANEEILAGGPPIIKK, from the coding sequence ATGACAAATCTTGAAACGAAAACGATTTCGTTAGAATCATTAGGTATTAAAAGTTCTACCGTTCGTTATCAGTTAACTTCAGAGGAGTTACACGGTTTAACTATTGAAAAAGGACAAGGTAAAGAATCTGCGTTTGGTGCCATTGCAGTAAATACAGGTGAGTTTACAGGAAGGTCTCCTATGGATAGATTCATAGTTAAAGACGAAATCACTAAAGATCAGATTTGGTGGGGTGATATCAATATCCCATTCGATTCAGAAAAATTTGACAAATTATACGATAAAGTAACTGCTTATTTATCTGATAGAGAGGTTTTTGTAAGAGATAGTTATGCTTGTGCTGACGAAGACTATAAGTTAAATATTAGAGTTGTAAACGAATATCCATGGAGTAATATGTTTGCTTATAACATGTTTTTACGTCCAACAGCTGAAGAGTTAAAAGACTTTTCTCCAGAGTGGACTGTAATTAACGCACCAGGATTTATGGCAGATGCAGAAGTTGATGGTACACGTCAACATAACTTTGCTATCTTAAACTTTTCAAGAAAAGTAGCTTTAATTGGTGGAACTGGATATACAGGAGAAATCAAAAAAGGTATTTTCTCTGCGTTAAACTTTATTTTACCAGTATATAAGAACACTTTACCAATGCACTGTTCTGCAAATGTTGGTAAAGATGGAGATACAGCAATTTTCTTCGGATTATCTGGAACTGGAAAAACAACATTATCTACTGATCCAAACAGAAGTTTAATTGGAGATGATGAGCATGGATGGACTTCTGAAAACACGGTTTTCAATTTTGAAGGAGGTTGTTATGCTAAGGTTATTGATCTTTCTCAAGAAAAAGAACCTGAAATTTACGGAGCAATTAAAAAAGGAGCAATCCTTGAAAATATTGTAATGGATGATAAAGGAAATGTAGATTTCGCTGATACATCTATTACTCAAAATACTCGCGTGAGTTATCCAATTCACCACATTGAAAATATTAGAGTTCCTTCTATTGGAAAGAATCCTAAGAATATTTTCTTCTTAACGGCAGATGCATTCGGTGTTTTACCTCCGATTTCAAAATTAACTCCAGGTCAGGCTGCTTATCACTTTATTTCTGGATACACAGCTAAGGTTGCTGGAACAGAAGCTGGTGTTACTGAGCCATTACCAAGTTTCTCTGCTTGTTTTGGAGCACCATTTATGCCATTACACCCAACTCGTTATGCAGAAATGTTAAGCGAGAAAATGAAAGAAACTGGTGTTAATGTTTGGTTAGTAAATACAGGATGGTTTGCTGGTCCTTATGGAGTAGGAAACAGAATGAAATTAAAATATACTCGTGCTATGATCAATGCAGCTCTTACTGGAGGATTACCAGAAGAGATTACATATGAAGATTACCACATTCATTCAGTATTTGGTTTAGCCCAACCAAGAAAGTGTCCTGGAATTCCATCGGAATTATTAAGTCAGCGTCAAGCTTGGAATAATGATGAAGGATATTATGAAACAGCACATAAATTAGCAGATTCTTTTAGAGCTAACTTTAAGAAGTTCGAAGAATATGCAAATGAAGAGATATTAGCTGGTGGTCCACCAATCATCAAAAAATAA
- the ade gene encoding adenine deaminase, producing the protein MIVQGKIVDIVNKKIFKGEVEIENGKIKSIRESNHAVEKYILPGFVDAHIHIESSMLVPSEFAKIAVTHGTVATVSDPHEIANVLGLEGVYFMIDNGKKVPLKFNFGAPSCVPATSFESAGAVIDSEDIKVLLQNPDIKYLAEMMNYPGVIHQDSEVLKKIAWAKYFGKPVDGHAPGLRGKSLWKYIAAGIKTDHECFTYKEGLEKLQRGMKVIIREGSAAKNFEALIDLLPEHYENMMFCSDDKHPDDLLVGHLNQLCERAVAKGIDVFKVLKAACVNPVKHYNLDVGLLNEGDDADFIVVEDLEKFNVLQTYINGELVAENGESFVKSVEFDVLNNFNTDVKKNSDFEFHSASEKIRVIEALDGELVTNEIETDSLIKDGNLVSDVDNDVLKMTVVNRYKNAEPAIAFIKNFGLKEGAIASSVGHDSHNIIAVGVSDEAICKAVNLLIENKGGICAVNDSIEKVVALPVAGIMSDQPADVIGKAYAELDEMAKEMGSKLKAPYMTLSFMALLVIPALKLSDKGLFDGNSFKFTSVEIK; encoded by the coding sequence ATGATTGTTCAAGGAAAAATAGTAGATATAGTCAACAAAAAAATCTTTAAAGGAGAAGTTGAAATAGAAAACGGAAAAATAAAATCTATTAGAGAGAGCAATCATGCTGTTGAAAAGTATATTCTTCCTGGTTTTGTTGATGCACATATACACATAGAAAGTTCAATGTTGGTTCCATCTGAATTTGCTAAAATAGCTGTTACTCATGGAACCGTTGCAACAGTTTCTGATCCTCATGAAATAGCTAATGTTTTGGGACTAGAAGGTGTGTATTTTATGATTGATAACGGAAAGAAAGTTCCTTTAAAATTTAATTTCGGAGCACCTTCATGTGTACCTGCTACTTCCTTTGAAAGTGCAGGAGCTGTCATAGATTCGGAAGACATAAAAGTCTTATTACAAAACCCAGATATTAAGTATTTGGCGGAGATGATGAATTATCCAGGTGTAATTCATCAAGATAGCGAGGTGTTAAAAAAGATAGCTTGGGCAAAGTATTTTGGAAAACCCGTTGACGGTCATGCTCCAGGTTTAAGAGGTAAAAGCTTATGGAAATATATAGCGGCTGGTATAAAAACTGATCACGAATGTTTTACTTATAAAGAAGGATTAGAAAAGCTACAAAGAGGAATGAAAGTAATTATTCGTGAAGGAAGTGCGGCCAAAAACTTTGAAGCGTTAATTGATCTGCTTCCTGAGCATTATGAGAATATGATGTTTTGTTCTGATGATAAACATCCAGATGATTTATTAGTAGGTCATTTAAATCAACTTTGTGAACGCGCTGTAGCTAAAGGAATAGATGTGTTTAAAGTTTTAAAAGCGGCTTGTGTAAATCCAGTAAAACATTACAATTTAGATGTTGGATTGTTAAATGAAGGTGATGATGCTGATTTTATTGTTGTAGAAGATTTAGAAAAATTCAATGTTTTACAAACGTACATCAATGGAGAGTTAGTTGCTGAGAATGGTGAATCATTTGTAAAATCTGTTGAATTTGATGTGTTGAATAACTTCAATACTGATGTAAAGAAGAATTCGGATTTTGAATTTCATTCTGCATCAGAAAAGATTCGAGTTATTGAAGCGTTAGATGGAGAATTGGTTACTAATGAAATAGAAACAGATTCATTAATTAAAGATGGAAATTTAGTTTCAGATGTTGATAATGATGTTTTAAAAATGACGGTTGTAAATCGTTATAAAAATGCTGAACCTGCCATCGCATTTATCAAAAACTTTGGCTTGAAGGAAGGAGCAATTGCTAGTTCTGTAGGCCACGATTCGCATAATATTATTGCTGTTGGAGTTTCTGACGAAGCAATTTGTAAAGCTGTTAATTTATTGATTGAGAATAAAGGTGGTATTTGCGCTGTAAATGATTCAATAGAAAAAGTGGTTGCATTACCAGTAGCTGGAATTATGAGCGATCAACCGGCTGATGTTATCGGAAAAGCCTATGCTGAATTAGATGAAATGGCAAAAGAAATGGGAAGTAAATTAAAAGCTCCTTACATGACTTTATCTTTTATGGCTTTATTGGTTATTCCTGCATTGAAGTTATCGGATAAAGGACTATTTGATGGAAATTCGTTTAAATTTACTTCTGTAGAAATTAAATAG
- a CDS encoding DUF1842 domain-containing protein, whose amino-acid sequence MNTNTITKTIYFKGVMGEIADPLSPVLQFSLLVHPYENTVSGTVKLTISNGEEEVYSGQVTGSTHASGFKESVRLINIRGNFPPQHKLSGIVLPFETNMSLDSDWNGSGGMTFKGRNYEKLPIKASIFNLDSSTE is encoded by the coding sequence ATGAATACAAATACAATTACTAAAACAATATATTTCAAAGGAGTGATGGGAGAAATTGCTGACCCGTTGTCACCAGTATTACAATTTTCACTTTTAGTTCATCCATATGAAAATACAGTAAGTGGAACTGTAAAATTAACTATCAGCAATGGTGAAGAAGAAGTCTATTCTGGACAAGTTACAGGATCTACACACGCTTCTGGATTCAAAGAAAGTGTTCGATTGATAAATATCAGAGGGAATTTTCCTCCACAACATAAATTGAGTGGAATCGTACTTCCATTTGAAACAAATATGTCTTTAGACTCAGACTGGAATGGATCCGGTGGAATGACTTTTAAAGGAAGAAACTATGAAAAACTTCCTATAAAAGCTTCGATATTCAATTTAGATTCTTCAACTGAATAA
- a CDS encoding response regulator transcription factor, protein MDNVNILIIEDTPQESDKLIKVLNENNYTISGVARTFKEALDLYYKVKVDIVIIDIFLDGVPDGITFAETINTVPDASKPFVFLTSSTDRKIFERAKLTQPFSFLMKPFNELEVLYAIEMAVEKFYDQNDVFITDEEDTVISSDYLFIKKGKSLKKVLLADIIYIEVEEKYCNIITANEKFVILISLTKILKLLDENSFCRTHRNYIANIDKITEIVPSDNLIVLQGKHHITLSERYKDLIKKVRTLK, encoded by the coding sequence ATGGATAATGTTAATATTTTAATTATTGAAGATACACCTCAAGAAAGTGATAAACTAATTAAGGTATTAAACGAAAACAATTATACCATTTCTGGAGTTGCTAGAACTTTTAAAGAAGCGCTTGATTTATACTACAAAGTAAAAGTAGATATTGTAATTATTGATATTTTTCTAGATGGTGTTCCTGATGGAATTACGTTTGCTGAAACTATTAATACAGTTCCTGATGCTTCTAAACCTTTTGTGTTTTTAACAAGTTCTACTGATCGTAAAATATTTGAACGTGCTAAACTCACACAACCTTTTAGCTTTTTGATGAAACCTTTCAATGAACTGGAAGTGTTATATGCTATTGAAATGGCCGTAGAAAAATTCTACGATCAAAATGATGTTTTTATCACAGATGAAGAAGATACTGTAATTAGTAGTGATTACTTATTCATCAAGAAAGGAAAATCGCTTAAAAAAGTATTATTAGCGGATATTATTTATATAGAGGTTGAAGAGAAATACTGTAATATAATTACTGCTAATGAAAAGTTTGTGATTTTAATATCGCTTACCAAGATTTTAAAACTATTAGACGAAAACTCTTTTTGTAGAACACATAGAAATTATATTGCCAATATTGATAAAATTACGGAAATAGTTCCTTCAGATAACCTTATTGTACTACAAGGAAAACACCATATTACTTTAAGCGAACGTTATAAAGATTTAATTAAAAAGGTTCGTACGCTTAAATAA
- a CDS encoding tetratricopeptide repeat-containing sensor histidine kinase — protein MNKVILILLLSLFFKPSIIVSQEKKTEEFELLKNELLNISDNLDNGTFIKKAITFFSKREWDSTLIYAQKQITMQKSERLNNLSHFIRGYSFDQKKILKEAEIEYTLISEDFYFHNLTNVLLGVLILEQGKYSKAVEYFERVIELPNSEFKFIEKNTIKHNLGLCYLHLKKFDKAENFLIASTKFFEEQKDTIELVGNYGDLATLYYEQYKDDLAIPYFKKAYNLAKTTNDFYSRFVTTKNMAVVEENRKDYQKALNFKKEAAQWKDSLNNQNRIYEVAKKEKEFAVAAKQKEVDLLQVENKLKETERKIFLYSAIGLLLFLGIGAYFFREKVKTNKIIAAQKETLDELNTTKDKLFSIVSHDLRSSVNALKSSNKILLDNLASKNLEALENLLHKNSTIVNGAYGLLDNLLNWALMQTEQQYFSIEKQRLFIITEHVAYNYKPLLLEKELNFENTVSKKEFVQADQESLKIVLRNLIDNAIKFSQPNGFIKIYSSNTIEGFTNLIVEDSGLGMSDATRLKLLDDSVLLNKKEHEDIIGTGLGIQLVKSMIKKNNGKFDIESELGKGTKMIVSLPKTVLDG, from the coding sequence ATGAATAAAGTTATATTAATATTATTACTATCTCTTTTTTTTAAACCCTCAATAATAGTTTCTCAAGAAAAAAAAACTGAAGAATTTGAACTTTTAAAGAATGAGTTATTAAATATTTCAGATAATTTGGATAATGGAACTTTTATTAAAAAAGCCATTACATTTTTCTCCAAAAGAGAGTGGGATTCCACCCTGATTTATGCACAAAAACAAATAACGATGCAAAAATCAGAAAGATTAAACAATCTATCTCATTTTATTAGAGGCTACAGTTTTGATCAAAAAAAAATCTTAAAAGAAGCAGAAATAGAATATACTCTCATATCTGAGGACTTTTACTTTCATAATTTAACTAATGTTTTATTAGGTGTTTTAATCTTAGAACAAGGAAAATACAGTAAAGCTGTAGAGTATTTTGAAAGAGTTATTGAACTCCCAAACAGTGAATTCAAGTTTATTGAAAAGAATACAATAAAACATAACTTAGGGTTATGTTATCTTCATTTGAAAAAATTTGATAAGGCTGAAAATTTTTTAATTGCTAGCACAAAGTTTTTCGAAGAGCAAAAAGACACCATCGAATTAGTAGGTAATTATGGAGATTTGGCTACTTTGTATTATGAACAATATAAAGACGATTTGGCCATCCCATACTTCAAAAAAGCCTACAATCTTGCTAAAACGACTAATGACTTTTATTCAAGATTTGTTACTACTAAAAACATGGCAGTTGTCGAAGAAAATCGTAAAGACTATCAAAAAGCTCTGAACTTTAAGAAAGAAGCAGCTCAATGGAAAGATTCTTTAAATAATCAAAATAGGATATATGAAGTTGCTAAAAAAGAAAAAGAATTTGCGGTTGCAGCAAAACAAAAGGAAGTTGATTTACTGCAAGTTGAAAACAAATTAAAAGAAACTGAACGAAAAATCTTTCTATACTCGGCTATCGGTTTACTGCTCTTTTTAGGTATTGGTGCATATTTCTTTAGAGAAAAAGTAAAAACTAATAAAATTATAGCTGCTCAAAAAGAAACGTTAGATGAGTTAAACACAACCAAAGACAAATTATTCTCAATTGTAAGTCATGATTTACGTTCTTCTGTAAATGCCTTAAAATCTAGTAATAAAATTTTACTTGATAATTTGGCCTCCAAAAATCTAGAAGCATTAGAAAACTTACTTCATAAAAACAGTACCATTGTTAACGGAGCTTACGGTTTACTAGACAACCTTTTAAACTGGGCTTTAATGCAAACAGAGCAACAGTACTTTAGTATTGAGAAACAACGTTTATTTATTATTACAGAACATGTTGCTTATAATTATAAACCTCTATTATTAGAAAAAGAGTTAAACTTTGAAAATACAGTTTCTAAAAAAGAGTTTGTTCAGGCGGATCAAGAATCTTTAAAAATTGTGCTTAGAAACCTTATTGATAATGCGATTAAATTTTCTCAACCCAACGGATTCATCAAAATTTATAGTTCAAATACTATTGAAGGGTTTACTAATTTAATTGTAGAAGATTCAGGATTAGGAATGAGCGATGCTACTCGATTAAAACTATTAGACGATTCTGTTTTACTGAATAAAAAAGAGCACGAAGACATTATTGGAACTGGTTTAGGTATTCAATTGGTAAAATCGATGATTAAAAAGAATAATGGAAAATTCGATATTGAAAGCGAATTAGGAAAAGGAACAAAAATGATTGTATCTTTACCTAAAACAGTTTTAGATGGATAA